The sequence tatttattgatattttatttattataaaattctTGATTGTGCGTTAATTTCAGATAATAACAATTTTTCAATCTCTTGCTTTATACCAGGCATTAGACTTCTTGGTGTCTTCTTGTAGTGTGGACATCACATCACTAGATCTGGGACACAGAGAAAATGATTTtggttattttgtatttttatgtaaaGAATCTGCAGAGCTGAGAGATTTTATCCCCAACCACATTTAAGTGTAAAGTATCATTttctagatatatatgagatatatataatGTCAGTGACCAGGGAGCACCTATGCCAATAATTACCTTGACCTGCCAACTGTCCTCTATTTGTGGAGTTTGGCATCTAATCCCAAGCATTTTAAGTCCAATGACGGAGCCTTCCCCGTTGGAAAGGTGTCTGAGTAAAAGGCTCATGCCATTCTTGCATAGTTTGTTTGTATAGCCAATGCCTGACCTCCTTCTGTTTACAAAACCCAGTTCTGACCTGAGCTTGTCTTGTGTGGATGACCCATCACTATCATTACAAAACTAGAATGTCTTCAgagacagtgggggggggggggtcattaattaagactggtgtttagaacatcagtcttaaaattccccccgcCGGTGTTACTGTGATCATATGAAGAGGCTCCAATGTGGACTCCAATGGTTCCGACCTGTAGATCAGATCAGAACTAGCAGATTTTTATGGTCTAGTTGTCGCTGGAACTTCAACTGGGAGTAAATGTGCAGTGCCGGGCTTTTATACCCAACTTGCTCCCTGCCTGTTCTACACCTGAAAACACCCAAAGTGGCGTGCAGGTCATAGAAGCCACAACACTGTCGGGGAGAGGGGGATTCATATGTTTTCTCTGCAAGTAAAGTGGCAGAAAAGCCacaatgaatccccccccccccccccccgagtgacTCCTGAAATAGGGACGTATTGCCTTGTAAAGTCCAAATCCTTGTTTGTGGGGGTTAAAGGTAACAACTAGATGGCGTCTTACAAAACAGCCTTAGAAAATAGCTGAAGCCAAGTCAGTTTAGTAGCACAGTGacctctactagagatgagcgaacatactcgtccgagcttgatgctcgttcgagcattagcgtactcgaaactgctcgttgctcggacgaatacttcgcccgcttgagaaaatggcagctcccgccgttttgctttttggcggccagaaaaagagccaatcacaagccaggagactctgcactccacccagcatgacgtggtacccttacacgtcgatagcagtggttggctggccagatcaggtgaccctgggatagactagccgctgcccgcgctgctcggatcattctgtgtctggatgccgctagggagagagctgctgctggtcagggaaagcgttaggctgttctattagaatagtgttaggcaggagtgattcaacaagaacccaacagcccttcttagggctacaataacgttatacttttttttttgttgtttgcttgtggctgggcttgctggcactagtagtgcagccagtaccatattgtgaggaatttgcagggggacttgctaccgttgtgtttagctcttagtgacacacatatccacctcaaacaccaaagtgggaaaatttattaggggtttgatttgaattaggcacagtctggcagtttctttttattttacgtttattttatcataactcagcgtcatctcatcagtgtgctttcctacttggctagaaaatagccaaaggagaatccaaacggcttacttacgcctacaatagcgttatatatattttatttctggttgatctgctggtggctgtccttgctgcagtgcatatactagccaattgtcaggaatttggagtgagacttgcgaccgctgtgtttagcgcttagtgacgcacatatccatcgcaaagaccgaagtgggaaaatttattaggggttggatttcaattaggcacagtctgccatttcctttttattttacgtttattttttcataactcagcgtcatctcatctggcatagcagtgtgctttcatacttggctagaaaatagccaaagcaataggatagcattgtttggctttaaaaactaaaaaacacaaaaaaaacctaaaaaacacaaaaaaacacaaaaaaaagttaaaaaaaaattaaagttataactttcattttcaaaatgtttaaccgagggctaggggtagaggacaagggcggggacgtgggcgtccaactactgcaggggtcagaggccgtggtcctgggcggggtgagacaccacctgctgatgagggagcaggggaacgccgcagagctacactccctaggttcatgtctgaagttactgggactcgtggtagagcactgttgaggccagaacagtgcgaacagtcgatgtcgtggattgccgacaatgcttcgagcaatttgtccaccagtcagtcttccacacagtccacccatgtcaccgaaatcagcactcctccagctcctgcacctcagcctcctcccccccagtctgccccctcccaggaaaatttggcatttgaaccggcatactctaaggaactgttttctggacccttcccacagtcacaaaccacttgtccggttgctgctgagcaattttccgatgcccaggttttccaccagtcgcagtctgtgggtgatgatgacattcttgacgtagtggaagaagtgtgtaaagaggtgtcggacgatgaggagacacggttgtcagacagtggtgaagttgttgtcagggcaggaagtccgaggggggagcagactgagggatcggaggatgatgaggtgacagacccaagctgggttgagaggccgggtgaacacagtgcttctgagacggaggagagtcctcgaccagaacaggttggaagaggcagtggtggggccagacggagaggcagggccagagcaggtgcatcagcgccaaatgtgtcacgtagtgaagctcccgtggcgagggctcccgcggcgagggctagattttcagaagtctggaggttctttaaggaaacaccggatgaccgacggactgtggtgtgcaacctttgccaaaccaggatcagcaggggttccaccactactagcttaactaccaccagtatgcgcaggcatatgaatgctaaacaccccactcagtggcaccaagcccgttcacctccggccgtgcacaccactgctccttcgcctgtttcagctgatagtcaggaccctggcacaaaaaccccatcgtcgcctccatgatcctccgcagcatccaccagcgttcagctctccataccccagacgctggagcggaaacggaaatatagtgcaacccacccgcacgcccaagcccttaatgtccacatctccagattgcttagcctggagatgctgccctataggctagtagagaccgaggcctttcgcaacctcatggcggcggccgcccctcggtattcgttccccagccgccactacttttcccgatgtgccgtcccagccctgcaccagcacgtgtcagacaacatcatccgtgccctgaccaacgccgtttctgacaaggtccacctgaccacagacacgtggacgagtgctgccgggcagggccactatatgtcgctgacggcacattgggttaacttggtggaggctgggaccgagtctgaccctgcggctggtcatatactgccgacgccgaggattgcggggcctacctcggtccaggtctttcaggcctactatgcctcctcctcctcccacccctcctccacctcctcctccgaactaccatccgtgggcatgccgccatcagtcggtagctctaggcacagcagcagtgccgtcgctaagcgacagcaggcggtgctcaaactgctgagcctaggcgataaaagacacaccgcccaagagctattacagggcatcacggcgcagactgatctgtggctggcaccgctgaacctgaagccaggcatggttgtgtgtgacaacggccgtaacctggtggcggctctgcaactcggcagactgacacatgtgccatgcctggcccatgtgttaaatctcatagttcagcgtttcctcaagacataccccaatctgtctgatttgctcacgaaggtgcaccgcatctgtgcgcatttcaggaagtccagcacagatgcttccactctcagggcagcgcagcgccgcctccaactgcccgctcaccgactgttgtgcgacgtgcccacgaggtggaattcaacattaaccatgttatccagagtttaccagcagcgcagagcaattgtagactgccagatgtcaacttccaccagaactggtagtcaggtcagtcagcttcctcaagtctacaatgaggagtggacgtggatgtctgatatctgtcaggtgctgagtaacttcgaggagtcaacacagatggtcagtggcgatgccgccatcatcagcctcaccatcccgctgcttggcctgttgaaaaactctctgatcagcatgaagtcggaagctttgcgctcgtcacaagagacgggggaagaagattcccttgttgatagccaaagcacccttaggtctgtttctcagcgcatatcggaggaggtggaggtggaggaggatgaggaggaagaggaggagaatgttggcgagacacaagaggggaccattgttgagtcctccactgttcagcgtgtatgggcagaagaagaggagttggaggagttggaggaggaggaaatggacagtcaggccagtgaggggagtgaattcttacgcgttggtactctggcgcatatggcagatttcatgctaggctgcctatcccgtgaccctcgcgttcaaagaatttattccagcaccgattactgggtattcactctcctggacccacggtacaagcaaaatctttccactctcatccctggagaggaaaggagtgtgagaatgcatgaataccagcaggccctggtgcacaagctgaaacagtatttcccttctgacagcgctagcggcagagggcgtagttctgcgggacaagtagcgagggagagtaggtgagcaggcagcttgtccagcactggcaagggtatgctttacaaggcttttgccagctttatgtcaccccagcaagacactgtcacctgtccccagtctcggcagagtagggctgatctttacagaaagatggtgagggagtacgtagctgaccataccatcgtcctaaatgatcacacagctccctacaactactggctttcaaagctggacatgtggcacgaactggcgctgtacgccttggaggttcttgcctgccctgccgctagcgtcttgtccgagcgggttttcagtgcagctggtggcatcatcaccgataagcgtacacgcctgtcgactgacagcgctgacaggctgacgcttattaagatgaataaagcctgaatttctcataatttccaatctccaccaggtgaaggaagctcaacctgaataatttatccactcctcctcctcctcattttcctccttctcctcctctttgtacactaaagcagaggaaactggctattttttgacagggcccactggctctagctatagtactttatgcatttaatttttctggagggccacctacccggtcctctgttttaaacaatttttgggagtgccacatacaggcactcaatctatttcatttttctggagggccacctacctgctcctctggtttgaagacttttttggactgccacatacaggcactcaatctatttcatttttctggagggccacctacctgctcctctggtttgaaagcttttttggactgccacatacaggcactatccaaattaaattgtctccatagcagcctccacacgttgtctccattgctacctccaaaagtcgtccatatagctgcctccatacatcgtccccttatcaaacgaggtgtgtcaggcagaaatttgggttgttttcatggattccacatcaaagttgttaactttgtcgccaccctgctgtgttatccacaaaatatactggcaaacttttatcatttaccaatattatttcagcgcttcttgcgcatctgtttacattcccctcacccgccatatcctaaacttataagaacgctactacacttgatcttatacaaaaggttctcttagaagtgctgtttggggagaagcctagagacaggggcttggattggcgaaagctcgcctggcagcggagcgccagctccatgcgcatcatgcgcttcttgcgcatctgtttacattcccctcacccgccatatcccaaacttataagaacgctactacacttgatcttatacaaaaggttcttagaagtgctgtttggggagtagcctagagacaggggcttggattggcgaaagctcgcctggcagcggagcgccagctccatgcgcatcatgcgcttcttgcgcatctgtttacattcccctcacccgccatatcccaaacttataagaacgctacttcacttaacttggtgcaggctgggaccgagtctgaccctggggctggtcatatactgccgacgcagaggattgcggggcctacctcggtccaggtctcaaaggcctagtatacctcctcctcctcccacccctcctccacctcctcctcctccgaattaccatacgtggccatggcgccatcagtcggtagctctaggcacagcagcagtgccgtcgctaagcgacagcaggcggtgctcaaactgctgagcctaggcgataaaaggcacaccgcccaagagctattacggggcattccacatcaaacttgttaactttgtcgccaccctgctgtgtaatccacaaaatatactggcaacacttgatcttatacaaaaggttcttagaagtgctgtttggggagtagcctagagacaggggcttggattggcgaaagctcgcctggcagcggagcgccagctccatgcgcatcatgcgcttcttgcgcatctgtttacattcccctcacccgccatatcccaaacttataagaacgctactacacttgatcttatacaaaaggttcttagaagtgctgtttggggagtagcctagagacaggggcttggattggcgaaagctcgcctggcagcggagcgccagctccatgccaagatccaactaacatagttttaactgcagcacctttaatctactactagttcactgcctccatacatggtccccttatcaaacgagctgtgtcaggcagaatttggattgttttcatggcttccatgttaactttgtcgccaccctgctgtgtaatccacaaaatatactggcaaacttttatcatgtaccgatattatttgagcgcttcttgctcacctcctttggttcctctctgccacccattggtttgaagcctgagtccatttagggtatgtcgccatgccactctctagcctgcagctgctgccgctgcctctgcatgccgtcccctatagtgtcagggtcaattattggatgttttagatgctatcttgcttcattctgtcactctgtcatggccatgctgttgcccataattttggcataatggtgtgattaagcagcctcagaggcatccatgcatgctgcccctgctgtttcctgtccatttccgtggtgtttccatccttttctgaggttcccaggtgtttggccaagcttccctgtgcagagccttggtccccttgaaaaatgctcgagtctcccattgacttcaatggggctcgttattcgagacgagccttcgagcatcgggaaaagtttgtctcgaataacgagtacccgagcattttagtgctcgctcatctctaacctctACCTATTTACTAACATTTATTGAAGGGGGTTGGGGGGATGTATTTTTGTAGATATATtttgaagatagatagatattagagaaagaaatagatagataaatgtacTCACATTATGTAAACGGAATTTACTCCTCATCTATAAAAGCAATAATAGAAACAAAAATACATTAGTTGATCTTGTATATCTTGGAAATGTTCTGTGCTTCTCTGGGGGCTGTTGAAGCCAatataaaaattaatataaaacaaTCAGAGGAAGATTAAGAATGGCAtgtgtcctgggctgtatgaatattatagcccctacaggtCAGTAATCATTTCCTACATATAAAGTGGTGGTGTTTTTGGTATAAAATGAGAAGACATCATCCCTAGTCTACAGTTTCTTTAAAGAACTGACCCTGACCCCCATTTTgaaatttggagtttggagtatTTGATCCTATCTTCAGAACTCTTTACTCTTGAGCACATAGTGGAGAATCTACACGGAGTGTATTCTGCTCCGGAGGACCCATCCTGTCTAGTATTACACATAACATCTATGAATGTGAATGGTTACTACGTTTGTCCCTTAGTGGCAAtgaacacatattggggcagatttcacttatccggtccattcgcgatccagctgtgcattctgtgtggaggattcgggtcttccggcgattcactaaggcagtttctccgacatccaccaggtggcgctgctgcgctgaagctcatcggaatgcactgaagttcaccaagccaggccgggtgcaggtaagcgcgtgtcaagcgacacttttttttaaaaaatgcggcggtttcccctaatccgttgggttttcattcggtcacgcctcccgatttccgtcatgtgcacgccggtgccgatgcaccacaatccgttcgcatgcgccaaaaacccggggcaattcagggaaaattggtgcaaaatggaaaaatttgggtaattcaccgtaaaaacacgattcgggcccttagtaaatgaccccccttgagTTTTGTGGGGACGATGTGTAAGTGAAATTTTATAAAGGAACATTGGgaaagatttatcagaactgACGCTACAACCAATCTCAATCTCTTCCCACTGAAGAATTTCCCCCCATAATAGGTtaagggatatatatatagatattttttagaccccctagggtactttaaccctagagggtctgaccgttcctaccatatactgtaatactactatATGGCAGCATGTGGCTTTTTTTTTAACGTTGCTCATTGTAAAAAGTCTTCCAAAACCATGCAGCCGCAGGTCTGAACACTTCTCCCTGATGACATCTCGCGGAGCAGCAATATCAAACCCATATGGCCACGCCCATGcactgccgtcttttaaatgcgaTCGTTGCCtgcaagccctcttcatacatccttaatagTTTGCTGACGTATATATCCGTTAgtgggcgttaaggggttaaaaatatgtCGTACCTGTGACAAACTCAGCAATGCTATATCTGGAAGTGATATTATCTATACAATATCTAATGCAGGTTACATTTTTACTGACCTGACAATTACTATTTATAATATTTACCACAGAcactttattttttgttattttatgttattgtgTACTAGAAATATATTATTCTAGAAAATTATTTCAACCTTTGGACCTGGAAAGAAAAGTACAATTTAATTTAAACACTTTATGTTAGCTGTAATACCATGAACAGCCACTGTGCTATATGTGGTGTGATATACGTGAATACCTAATCCCTCGTGTGTgcaattttgtatatatttttctgaTTTAGTGCTATATCActtgtgtatatattttatgtgccACAAATAATGTCGGTTTTATTATCTTAGGTCTTGGTAAAGTATAGAAAATTAAATGAGAATTAACTTTGATTTCAAGAACAGGAGTTAAAGGACCCCCTGGACCTACaaagaaacagtaaaaaataattaaaacaatCCTTATAGTTGTGAAATTACAATGGAACATACACACCTTGTATATCAGGTGCCACCATTCCATATGCCATATCCTTTGAGTAACCAATACTTAGGACAGCAAAAGGTGTTGTAGGATGTTTCATCTTGTTAGAGCTAGAGCCAGCACCATAATAATATTCTGCCCAGGAATAGTCAGACTGAAGGAACACATTCCAGTTTGCATTGTCTAGAACCTTTCCATTGTACTGGATTTCAGGGGCAATTGATGATTTTGCTATAATAATCGCCAAATTATTGTCAAAATCGTCCTGTCCAATGAGATTGTATTGAAGATTAAATGAATTAACATCTGGTATTTTGGTCAAGAAAGatccaaaaggtttgccaccagTGCCAAAAAGTAAGACTTGGATTCCTTCCGTGCTGTGAATGGATAAGGGTGAGGACATGGAAACATTAAATTTCACCAGCTGTCCGGCTTCTACATTGGTCTTCATCTTATTTCCACCGGATTGGTATTCAAAAGTAGCAGCTTTGGAAGCCAAGGCAAAAACCTGGTCACAATTTGATTGGAAGGACATTCCTGGGACAAAGTAGGACGTTCCCCAACTTGTAACAGGTTGAAGCTGTTCAAACACATGGCTGCAACCTTCATTACTAGGAGCACATGAATGTCCAGATAGAACAGCCACAGGGTGTTCAGAGATCACTATAGTCCCAGAGAGGTCATCTCTACTCTGGATCTGTAGGATCACGAATGGCTCTATTTTTGTGGTCAATGTGTCACCCTTTTTATAATTCTTGCCTTTGAATTGCACTGATCCAGTGACAGAGATGTTTACTGTTGTTTCAAATTCATAAGTTACAACAGCAAACTCTGGATAATGGTTAGAAGGTCCTTTGGCTACAGCAGCAAACTCTGTATAATGGTTAGAAGGTCCACTGGATGGGGTGATTATGTAGTATTCTGTATCCCACTGGTCAACTGGATAAATCAAAGAAACATCTCCACTGGTTTTCTTAAAGTTTCGGGCCATCACATTAATGTCAGCATCAGATTTAATGATGGTGGTACATGGACACACCCCAGATCCTTTGACTTCTGTGGGTTTTGGAAGATCAAAAGTTACTGTTTCTCCTTTTCCAACTTGGATTGTCTTTTTGAAAGTAGACTTGTTCATGGTAACAGTTACTGTAGTTGAAGGTTTAGTCCCAGTTACAAGGATTTCTCTCCTGGGGCTGTCATCCGAAAAAGTGTTCTCCAAAAATCCCACAATGAAGTATTTTCCCTGGGTGGTCACTTTCCTCCCGCCTGTAGATAAAACTTGTAGTGAGATTTACACCTGGGATTATTTCTTGAATCTAAATTATAAGCTATCATTTATATCTGCAATATAGATGATGAATATTGAGAACTGGGGCCCATTACTGAGTCTCCCACCAATCACAGGGGAGGGTTTGTGCCCCCATGCACAGAGCAGATTTGTGCATTTCTTATCCAGTCAGTCTAACTGTGGGTGACTATCCAAATCTCTCCCATACATTTTACAAGGAGCTTTAGTGCAGAGGTGCCACTAAAGAGCagattttttttaccataaattCATACAAAAACTGATTCATACCGACCTGTCATGTTCTGTTTCCCATTTCTACCATTTCCACCAATATCTagagaaaaaatattttagattatttcatattctgaatCTTGTTTCATCCAGAGGTATAACTTCTAAGCTTATAAGGGCCTTTGATCTTGATGCAAATCTTAaactagacccccccccccttcccagttTGGTCGATCTATCAATATCGATTTCAAAGTCAAAAGCATTGTTGGGATCTTTAAATTTGTGAAAGGTAAAAGAGAGAAGACAAAGCGTTCATAGAGTAGTCATTTGTGTAATAGTAGCTTATGTTCAGAGGAAATGGAGAGAGGATCACCAGATTTGGTTTTTCTAGGTTTTAGGCACAACTCTAAATTTGGCCTCTTGCAGGTACCAAATGCCTTTCAAGGGGTCTTCAAATCTCATAAGCCACACTGGTTGGCTGGTAGTAGGGAGGAGTCACTTAGGTAACGTAATAGAAATAGGATATTTACTATAGAAATATCTTTAAAAGCACAACACTTTTTGGCATTGTAGAGTGAAATAGACTACgaaacatataaagtaaaaaatacacaaatacacactttacatcagtaaaatgaatatgtaataaataaagCTTAGTAAACTAATAAATCAGTAGTGCGTCCAATAGCTCAATTTCATAAGTGAAAACAATAAAAGTAGAGTAAAATTGGTACCATTGccacaacaataataatatagTAATAGATTAACTAAAGAAACCAAAAGAAATGGAAAAAGCAATAAGTATATTCAGGAGCTTGATAATAATTTTCATAATAGAAATTACATTGTTTAAAAATCCAATATATACAGAAATGAATGTAATCGGGGGTCTCATTATCAAAGAAATTGATTGGAAATCATATAATCCAATTtaaaaatcaataataataataataattttaaaaaaaatggtttacTGAGTGATTAAATGGATCGAGgacaatataatttattattttcaaaAACTGTTATGTTTATTTGATAATCAACTAAATGAATAAATGATGTTCATTTTGTAAATAATTAAGTAAATGCTGCATTAGTGGTAAAACAAGGAAGTAAGGATGATGGTGTAAAATCATAATAAACAATAGGAGGTAAGTTTAGGAAATGAGGAGAGATAGATGAAATGTATGAAATATTTAATTGTTGCTGGGGGCAGTGAGATATTTACAGGAGCTGGTTGCATGCGCGGGGGTATTGTGCTCTTTAAATATTTTTAGTAGTAGGAATGGCTCATGCTTAatatgagtttgtatgttctctctgtttttCCTCTGGGTTCTCCGGTTGCCCCCCCACAATCTAAAAAATActagtaggttaattagattgtgagccccattggggacagggactgatttgggaagctctgtgcagtgttgcgtaatctgtgtgcactatataaataaaggaatcattattatttATGAATGCGCATGCGTGGTGGTAAATGATCCACCAGCAGCATGTCTACTGAGACCACCGCTTCAATGTAGGATCCGCACGTGCGCGTTAGATACTATAAGTGCGCAATTGGAGCGGAGCAGGCAATTCCGGTCAGAGAAGGTTCAGTTTGAAAAGAGGGACAAGAAAAAAATGCAGTATGTGTGGGAGGAAGGGATGAAAAGAATATAAGGATGAGAGCCGATATTTATATGTGGGCTGAGGGAATCATAGGCGGTGGTGATGGAGATggtttttgatattgtgtgggaAATTTTAAACAGCGAGTGTGTAGCTGGATTATGGAGGTATAAAACTTCGGCGCACTGTTAAATTTAAAATAAATCTGCAGTGACATTTGGGGGTAAGTATTGAAATTAGCGGGAAAGATGATTTTTTTAATGGTGGGAAATGGGAACAATATTGAAGAATAATAGAGATTATGCAGAATGTTATGATGAAATACAATACATATTTCTAATGAGGTTTGAATTTGATGAGGAACTAGATTAACTAGAAAGAATTTATGCTGGAAACCTTATGGGAGGGGGGAAACGCAGGGGATAAAGTGGATATGGAATGGGAATTAAACATTGTTTTCCAAGGAAtcattaagactagagatgagcgagccctaaaatgctcgagtgctcattactctagtcaaactttttccgatgctcgagtgctcgtttcgaataacgaaccccattgaagtcaatgggagactcgagcatttttcaagcggaccaaggctctgcacagggaagcttggccaaacacctgggaacctcagaaaaggatggaaacaccatg comes from Engystomops pustulosus chromosome 6, aEngPut4.maternal, whole genome shotgun sequence and encodes:
- the LOC140065588 gene encoding IgGFc-binding protein-like, with amino-acid sequence MRSLWISQLWILGAVFYGAESTGDIGGNGRNGKQNMTGGRKVTTQGKYFIVGFLENTFSDDSPRREILVTGTKPSTTVTVTMNKSTFKKTIQVGKGETVTFDLPKPTEVKGSGVCPCTTIIKSDADINVMARNFKKTSGDVSLIYPVDQWDTEYYIITPSSGPSNHYTEFAAVAKGPSNHYPEFAVVTYEFETTVNISVTGSVQFKGKNYKKGDTLTTKIEPFVILQIQSRDDLSGTIVISEHPVAVLSGHSCAPSNEGCSHVFEQLQPVTSWGTSYFVPGMSFQSNCDQVFALASKAATFEYQSGGNKMKTNVEAGQLVKFNVSMSSPLSIHSTEGIQVLLFGTGGKPFGSFLTKIPDVNSFNLQYNLIGQDDFDNNLAIIIAKSSIAPEIQYNGKVLDNANWNVFLQSDYSWAEYYYGAGSSSNKMKHPTTPFAVLSIGYSKDMAYGMVAPDIQDEE